In Danaus plexippus chromosome 17, MEX_DaPlex, whole genome shotgun sequence, one DNA window encodes the following:
- the LOC116771312 gene encoding clavesin-2-like, whose product MNEYAEYDWKLQQIQNERLCDVSRKRLTDGDRQRALDGLKDAVDSSLNLALRDKSRCQDDNFLRRFLYARKHDVQQSFELLVRYHQHRREHPELWANADGGVLRALADGLPGVLAQRDRRGRCVLIMFASNWTPHACPLISVFRALLLTLERTLNEVQNQANGYVIVVDWTEFTFKQSCSLQAKILKMMIDCLQDCMPARFKSIHFIGQPWYVETALAVIKPYLKAKTRERIVLHGNNLSTLHDALPLDILPAELGGEGPSYNSEHWLQEFCRCENIDAKPVSVAVPPAPVDNDLPAAKLNKAYKQKDNQNFSFHGNEKSAKSELLRDKD is encoded by the coding sequence ATGAACGAGTACGCGGAGTACGACTGGAAGCTGCAGCAGATTCAGAATGAAAGGCTCTGTGACGTGTCCAGGAAGAGACTTACGGATGGGGACAGGCAACGAGCTCTGGATGGCCTCAAGGACGCCGTAGACTCGAGTCTCAACTTGGCCCTTCGCGACAAGAGCCGCTGTCAAGACGATAACTTTCTGCGACGGTTTCTATACGCCCGTAAACACGACGTTCAGCAGAGTTTTGAGTTGTTGGTACGTTACCATCAACATCGTCGGGAGCATCCGGAACTATGGGCGAATGCGGACGGCGGTGTGTTGAGGGCCCTCGCCGATGGACTCCCAGGCGTGCTGGCGCAACGTGACCGGCGCGGTCGTTGCGTGCTCATTATGTTTGCATCCAATTGGACTCCGCATGCATGCCCTCTAATATCTGTGTTCCGTGCCCTGCTTCTCACACTAGAAAGGACTCTTAATGAAGTGCAAAATCAAGCCAACGGATACGTTATCGTTGTTGACTGGACAGAGTTTACGTTTAAACAGTCGTGTAGCTTACAAGCGAAAATCCTAAAAATGATGATCGATTGTTTGCAAGACTGCATGCCGGCGCGGTTTAAAAGCATACATTTCATTGGACAGCCATGGTATGTAGAAACAGCATTAGCAGTTATCAAGCCCTACCTAAAAGCGAAAACCCGTGAAAGAATAGTTCTACATGGGAACAATCTATCTACATTACATGACGCATTACCGTTGGATATTTTACCAGCGGAGTTAGGCGGGGAAGGGCCTTCCTATAACTCTGAACATTGGTTACAAGAATTCTGCCGTTGTGAAAACATAGATGCCAAGCCCGTGTCGGTGGCGGTGCCCCCCGCGCCCGTCGATAACGATCTTCCTGCGGCGAAACTCAACAAAGCgtataaacaaaaagataATCAGAACTTTTCTTTTCATGGAAACGAAAAAAGTGCAAAGTCTGAGCTGCTCCGTGATAAAGATTGA